In Streptomyces sp. SN-593, a single genomic region encodes these proteins:
- a CDS encoding ABC transporter ATP-binding protein: MGIEVIVEGLTKSFGKQTVWEDVTLTLPPGEVSVMLGPSGTGKTVFLKSVIGLLKPERGRVMVNGVDMVGGKERDIYETRKLFGLMFQDGALFGSMNLFDNIAFPLREHTRKKESEIRRIVMERMDMVGLLGSERKLPGEISGGMRKRAGLARALVLDPQIILCDEPDSGLDPVRTSYISQQLIDLNAQIDATMLIVTHNLDIAATVPDNMGMLFRRRLVTFGPRELLLTSDEPVVRQFLGGRKEGPIGMAEEKDEATLAREQLTLSDERPLRIAPQLEPSPGLPPRAAVQRRRARVLAMWDDLPAAARTAMKAGLAPVAAPVQEEHA, from the coding sequence ATGGGAATCGAAGTGATCGTCGAGGGCCTGACGAAGTCCTTCGGCAAACAGACCGTCTGGGAGGACGTGACGCTCACGCTGCCCCCCGGCGAGGTCAGCGTGATGCTCGGTCCCTCCGGCACCGGCAAGACCGTCTTCCTGAAGTCCGTGATCGGCCTGCTCAAACCGGAGCGGGGGCGGGTGATGGTGAACGGCGTCGACATGGTCGGCGGCAAGGAACGGGACATCTACGAGACCCGCAAGCTCTTCGGCCTGATGTTCCAGGACGGCGCGCTGTTCGGCTCGATGAACCTCTTCGACAACATCGCCTTCCCGCTGCGCGAGCACACCCGCAAGAAGGAGTCGGAGATCCGCCGCATCGTCATGGAGCGGATGGACATGGTCGGCCTGCTCGGCTCCGAGCGGAAACTGCCCGGCGAGATCTCCGGCGGCATGCGCAAACGCGCCGGGCTGGCCCGCGCGCTGGTGCTCGACCCGCAGATCATCCTGTGCGACGAGCCGGACTCCGGGCTCGACCCGGTGCGCACCTCCTACATCTCGCAGCAGTTGATCGACCTCAACGCGCAGATCGACGCCACCATGCTGATCGTCACCCACAACCTCGACATCGCCGCGACCGTGCCGGACAACATGGGCATGCTCTTCCGCCGCCGGCTGGTCACCTTCGGGCCCCGCGAACTGCTGCTCACCAGCGACGAACCGGTGGTGCGGCAGTTCCTGGGCGGCCGCAAGGAGGGCCCGATCGGGATGGCCGAGGAGAAGGACGAGGCGACCCTCGCCCGCGAGCAGCTCACCCTCAGCGACGAGCGGCCGCTCCGGATCGCCCCCCAGCTCGAACCCAGCCCCGGTCTGCCGCCGCGCGCCGCGGTGCAGCGCCGCCGGGCGCGGGTGCTGGCGATGTGGGACGACCTGCCCGCGGCCGCGCGCACGGCCATGAAGGCCGGGCTCGCCCCGGTGGCCGCCCCCGTACAGGAGGAGCACGCATGA
- a CDS encoding DUF6801 domain-containing protein, with amino-acid sequence MSRPRPRRVVQLAGVGAAALLAGLLPGTDSAASGGADGVSLAYTCQFGAGQDPQDISVGIKQAYPADGTVGKPIQPGDLTLTVGIPRAAVTALVPAEADTLAGGADMKTNVTQGTSRTVVVWPDLTAEPAAVAGSGDLDLVFTGKVPGVSVTAGGDLVFAAGDLDLTLRPQAAAGTPTDPGTPTDPGTPSDPGTPGAPSAPADSAADTGGSTGGAADSPADAAGGKPTGVGASADGGTAQALADITGLCAAKAGQDITLATVAVPGGDPTTGTGAPSGPTGSGGTPSGSASSSASAGGSSDGTRSTIVPLDDSPPHSGRTDCDPVPKGDLDPKRLPTPPDGAIILPPAGVVYPDARLCGYFTGFSNVNKLNGAMIVNDPHGTPGLATINSDRRLAVVPSINYYEQDSLLGIQLPASHSTFLSFGFVPITADVDFVTDGPMTIVSTGYPALGIPQITTVGGYQDLRISNVKVNGVAMNVGSGCHTSKPLDVVLTGRQDEGLPDDDGRPDYDIRTGGPLMDDNLVIPPFTGCVTPDGDDLDPLFTASLSGSKNTLNFVQAPLCSPDDGTTPENCEEPDIPIPQLPVRAGSTR; translated from the coding sequence GTGAGCCGACCGCGTCCGCGTCGGGTGGTGCAGCTCGCGGGCGTCGGGGCCGCCGCCCTCCTGGCGGGGCTGCTGCCGGGCACGGACTCCGCGGCGAGCGGCGGGGCCGACGGAGTGTCGCTGGCCTACACCTGCCAGTTCGGCGCCGGCCAGGACCCGCAGGACATCAGCGTCGGCATCAAGCAGGCGTACCCCGCCGACGGAACCGTCGGCAAGCCGATCCAGCCGGGCGACCTGACGCTGACCGTCGGCATCCCGCGGGCCGCGGTCACCGCGCTGGTCCCGGCCGAGGCCGACACCCTCGCCGGCGGCGCCGACATGAAGACGAACGTCACCCAGGGCACCTCGCGCACCGTGGTGGTCTGGCCGGACCTGACCGCCGAGCCCGCCGCGGTGGCCGGCAGCGGGGACCTGGACCTGGTCTTCACCGGCAAGGTGCCCGGGGTGTCGGTGACCGCCGGGGGAGACCTGGTCTTCGCGGCCGGCGACCTGGACCTGACGCTACGTCCGCAGGCCGCGGCCGGCACACCCACCGACCCCGGTACACCCACCGACCCCGGCACGCCGAGCGACCCCGGCACACCCGGCGCGCCCTCCGCCCCGGCCGACTCTGCCGCGGACACGGGCGGTTCGACGGGCGGTGCCGCCGACAGCCCGGCCGACGCGGCCGGCGGCAAGCCCACCGGCGTCGGCGCCTCCGCCGACGGCGGCACCGCGCAGGCACTCGCCGACATCACCGGGCTGTGCGCGGCCAAGGCCGGGCAGGACATCACGCTCGCGACGGTCGCCGTGCCCGGCGGCGATCCGACGACCGGCACGGGCGCCCCGAGCGGCCCCACGGGATCGGGCGGGACACCGTCCGGCTCCGCGTCATCCTCCGCGTCGGCGGGCGGCTCGTCCGACGGCACCCGCAGCACCATCGTCCCGCTCGACGACTCCCCACCGCACTCGGGACGGACCGACTGCGACCCCGTGCCGAAGGGCGACCTGGACCCGAAACGGCTGCCCACCCCACCGGACGGCGCCATCATCCTGCCCCCGGCCGGCGTGGTCTATCCGGACGCCCGCCTGTGCGGGTACTTCACCGGCTTCTCCAACGTCAACAAGCTCAACGGCGCGATGATCGTCAACGACCCCCATGGCACACCGGGCCTGGCCACCATCAACTCCGACCGCCGGCTGGCCGTCGTCCCCAGCATCAACTACTACGAGCAGGACTCCCTCCTGGGGATCCAACTGCCCGCGTCGCACTCGACCTTCCTCTCCTTCGGGTTCGTGCCCATCACCGCGGACGTGGACTTCGTCACGGACGGCCCCATGACCATCGTCAGCACCGGCTACCCCGCGCTGGGAATCCCCCAGATCACCACGGTCGGCGGCTACCAGGACCTGCGGATCAGCAACGTGAAGGTCAACGGCGTCGCCATGAACGTCGGGTCGGGCTGCCACACCTCCAAGCCGCTGGACGTCGTCCTCACCGGACGCCAGGACGAGGGCCTGCCCGACGACGACGGAAGGCCGGACTACGACATCCGGACCGGGGGCCCGCTCATGGACGACAACCTGGTCATCCCACCGTTCACCGGCTGCGTCACGCCCGACGGCGACGACCTGGACCCGCTCTTCACGGCGTCCCTGTCCGGATCGAAGAACACGCTCAACTTCGTCCAGGCGCCCCTGTGTTCGCCGGACGACGGCACCACCCCGGAGAACTGCGAGGAGCCCGACATCCCGATCCCGCAGCTTCCGGTCCGCGCCGGGTCCACCAGGTGA